The stretch of DNA ACGTCGTGCCGAACGTGTTGCATGCCAAAGGTTTTAATGGGTTGAGAAGTCCCATAAATCGTGGGTGGAAAGCATTGGCGGCCAAAAACGGCGTCGCCTGATGGTCGATTGGAAAGCGTTGTTATAAGAAAATTCTGCAATTGGAAGTATCGTTTCTCAGGCTCCACGGTTCTCCGTGCACAGAGTCCTCAACCGTTCCACTAAGGTAAGATTGAGCCGTTCGACCTGAACATCAGCTTGTGGGTTGTTGCTGATGGTAAAATTTAATTTGATCCCCAGTCGTTGCGTGAATCGATGCCAAACCTGAGACGTGAACAACTTATCTCGATCGGATACGATGCTTTGAGGTGTGCAATGTAGTTGTCTTCTTCACTGGAATAAAGTGGGCTATTTTGGATAACCGGTCGATTACCACCATGACGGCGTCATTCTTGGTTCCCACGGCGAGCTCCATTCctgttgaaaaatattATCAAGATCTCCGACCGCTGCTTGGTGATCGATGGCTACGTTGTCTTGATCAACGCCAACGGCACCAAGACTCTGCGTATCAAAACGTCCAGCGTGTGTTTCTTCGCAAGTCCGAGCAGAAGGCCATTTGCCAGCTTAAGACTGTGAACGACGAGGCGCTGTACAATTTGCACACCTCTTCCAGGTTTATCCCCTGCACCTCCTCTAAGCTTTTCGAATTTATGGAGACCAATTCTGTTTATGTGATGGAAACCGCCCACGGGCTACAGCTTGCAACGCGCGAGCAGAAGCCCATGGCAAGAAAACTGGACGTTATCCGGTTTCGTCCCCAGCTGCAAATGTTCAAGTACCTGTACAACGCGCCTGCGCGCAAGCCGATCAGAATTGGAACAAGCCAGGAGTTTGTGCCAATCACTAACACCAGGGAAGTGGGGTTCTACCGCAGAAGCTACTGCTTGCAAAACCTGGAGCTCAGCGCCTCCGACCGCACGCTTTTGGCAGACTACCTCACCAACGACTCCCGAGTAAGCGCAGACCGCGTGCTTTCCGTTCTGCTCAAGTATTACAACACTGTGTGTGCCCGTGTGGCCAAGACCGCGTTCACCACTGACCGCAACGGCCATCAGAGCCCCTTTCCCCGCGAGGTCTCCTCTGAAACCCTGGGTGACTATGCCCGCAACGTCTGTGTTTTTATATATCTGGACGACGTCTACGCGCAGTTCAGTTTTGCGGGGAACTTCCCCAGACCCACCGACACCATTTCCGTGTTTGAAGAGCCGCTGGCCGACGAGCTGTTTCTGAAAAAGGCACGTTACTTCCGCGAGATCCTCACAGACGACCGCCACACCGCTTACTTTACCCACCTCTGCCAGCTGGCGGCCGTGGACATCCGCAAAGTGACCTCCGAAAAGGTCGAGTTTCTCTCTGTCTTTCAATACCGCTACGTCCTTGACGCCATCAAGGCCTGGACAACGTATGCCGCGCTGTATCCGCAAGCGGCAACAACCATTAGCGATATAACAGCCCTGTTTGTGGAAAAGAAGGCTCAGGTGTGGCGGTGGGTCACTACCACATACTCTCTGCTGTGCAACGAGCTGACGCAGACAACCCAGAGGTTCGTCAAGGAGAGGGGCCCCAACGCCTGCATAGTGGGCGGCAAGCACTTCTCGAAAGATTACCTACTTGAGCTTTACC from Huiozyma naganishii CBS 8797 chromosome 1, complete genome encodes:
- the KNAG0A08040 gene encoding uncharacterized protein gives rise to the protein MTASFLVPTASSIPVEKYYQDLRPLLGDRWLRCLDQRQRHQDSAYQNVQRVFLRKSEQKAICQLKTVNDEALYNLHTSSRFIPCTSSKLFEFMETNSVYVMETAHGLQLATREQKPMARKLDVIRFRPQLQMFKYLYNAPARKPIRIGTSQEFVPITNTREVGFYRRSYCLQNLELSASDRTLLADYLTNDSRVSADRVLSVLLKYYNTVCARVAKTAFTTDRNGHQSPFPREVSSETLGDYARNVCVFIYLDDVYAQFSFAGNFPRPTDTISVFEEPLADELFLKKARYFREILTDDRHTAYFTHLCQLAAVDIRKVTSEKVEFLSVFQYRYVLDAIKAWTTYAALYPQAATTISDITALFVEKKAQVWRWVTTTYSLLCNELTQTTQRFVKERGPNACIVGGKHFSKDYLLELYHDNQREFDSATESLRRYFGNILTVEIVADRLVNDRSVNLAENPRSRKSSFQNLFGAAVLADVAPCAERTTSPDEDKEIIHLVNLCARAVMWMIYVGAGGPYRFPEIQKLKYASKDRDLYADSESRCIEIHAGYSKAQILRPVTKQLDMNTSDYLLFYTMIVVPIRNHVAGRLSSVMSRDLADEMGMRVEEHTANAADGEGCRLSDAGFTTQVLNSYLFADLSCGKLLKYANFAKGARKFPVSVPQDQRLSLRDLRHGIIYFMRRHTNVGRIVAGSDAVERLAGHTAATGRTVYAVPDSVVNHE